A genome region from Nitrospinota bacterium includes the following:
- a CDS encoding transaldolase — MTTTSQKLDELIHQIAHEEVVGEKPEAETNALLEKLCSLGSELWLDTGDLEKAQATWKSELSALTTNNTLANQVVQSGVMDATIRDTVEKIRAVAPDLNGEDLVTEIGFVINCKIALRLVQAFKVKVSVELHPAMSRDMEKTLTYARRYYKVCPEYFIVKIPLTPEGFMAVRQLRKEGIPINYTLGFSVRQNYLAARLSNPSYVNVFLGRLNQVVIDNSLGNGDMVGEKVTLATQGALCDLRTDHPDVTTKLIGASIRNGAQVGFLAGLDVLTIPPPAMQDFMDTSDAGKLRSHVSDTIEPGIDATPSGASRFSVLWELSDAFKAFVELLVKDAKVDQMTGEGLETFCREKGIDLFHPFSQEDLSKITEHGKIPRLGEWPDSVALDDLMTHSALQSFAKDQQALDERILSFI; from the coding sequence ATGACGACAACAAGTCAAAAATTGGATGAGTTGATTCACCAGATCGCTCATGAGGAAGTGGTTGGCGAAAAACCTGAAGCTGAAACCAATGCTTTGCTGGAAAAACTGTGTTCCTTAGGGAGCGAGTTGTGGCTCGATACCGGAGATCTTGAAAAAGCCCAGGCCACTTGGAAGAGTGAATTGTCCGCCTTGACCACAAACAATACCCTTGCCAATCAGGTGGTGCAAAGCGGGGTGATGGATGCAACCATCCGCGATACGGTTGAGAAAATTCGCGCCGTGGCTCCTGATTTAAATGGAGAGGACCTGGTCACGGAAATAGGTTTTGTCATCAACTGCAAGATTGCCCTCAGGCTGGTGCAGGCGTTCAAGGTGAAGGTGAGCGTGGAATTGCACCCTGCCATGTCACGAGACATGGAAAAAACATTGACCTATGCGAGACGCTATTACAAAGTCTGCCCGGAGTATTTTATCGTCAAGATCCCGCTCACTCCTGAGGGGTTTATGGCGGTGCGCCAGCTTCGCAAAGAGGGGATTCCCATCAATTACACTCTGGGATTTTCGGTCCGGCAAAACTATCTCGCGGCCCGGTTGTCCAACCCGAGTTATGTGAATGTCTTTTTAGGGCGGCTCAACCAGGTGGTGATCGACAATTCTTTGGGCAATGGTGACATGGTGGGCGAAAAAGTAACCCTTGCCACCCAGGGAGCCTTGTGTGACCTTAGAACGGATCACCCTGATGTGACCACCAAACTGATCGGGGCCAGTATCCGAAATGGAGCTCAGGTCGGGTTTCTGGCCGGGCTTGACGTTTTGACCATTCCACCGCCCGCGATGCAGGATTTTATGGACACGAGTGATGCAGGAAAACTCCGGTCCCATGTTTCCGATACTATCGAACCGGGCATTGATGCTACCCCGTCGGGTGCGTCTCGTTTTTCCGTTTTATGGGAACTTTCGGATGCCTTTAAAGCCTTTGTCGAATTGTTAGTGAAAGATGCTAAGGTCGATCAAATGACCGGAGAGGGTTTGGAAACCTTTTGCCGCGAAAAAGGAATTGACCTGTTTCATCCCTTCTCTCAGGAAGACCTGAGCAAGATCACCGAGCATGGAAAAATTCCCCGATTAGGAGAATGGCCTGATTCCGTAGCGCTGGACGACCTGATGACGCATTCGGCTTTGCAATCGTTTGCCAAAGACCAGCAGGCGTTGGATGAAAGAATCCTTTCGTTTATTTAA